A stretch of DNA from Cupriavidus taiwanensis:
CCATCATCAAGATGAACGAGGATGGCACCGTGGTGCTGCTGACCGGCGCCGCCGGGCTGGGTACCGGTGCGCATACCGCCCTCGCCCAGATCGTGGCCGAAGAACTGACGCTGCCGTTCGAAGCGGTATCGGTGGTGCATGGCGACACCGACGTTGTCCCCTGGGACATCGGCGCCTTTGCCAGCCACACCACCTACATGGTCGGCAAGGCCGCGCAGATGGCGGCAGGCGAGATCAAACGCCAGCTGTTCGAGCGCGCCGCCAGGCTGATGGAGTGCGAGGCCGAGGACCTGACGCTGGCCGCCGGCGTGATCGCCGTACGCGACCGCGACGGCCCCACGCTGACCGTGCGCGAGGCGGTGATGCCGCGCAAGGGCATTCCCGCCGCGCAGCTGGTCGGCACCGCCACCTATCACCCGACCAAGTCGTATTCGTTCGCCGCGCATTTTGTCGAGGTCGCGGTCGATACCGAGACCGGCTTCATCACCGTGCTGCAGGTGGTACCGGTGCATGACGTCGGCAAGGTGATCCACCCGGTGGCGGCCGCGGGCCAGATCGAAGGCGGCATCCAGCAAGGCATCGGACATACGCTGTATGAGGATTACCAGATCGACATGCGCACCGGCCGCTCGCTCAATGCCAACTTCGTCGACTACAAGATGCCGCTGGCGATGGATATGCCGGAGATCCGCACCGTGATCCTCGAAGCCGCGCCGGATCCCGGGGGCCCGTTCGGCGCCAAGGGCGTGGGCGAGGACCCGATCGTCGCGATCGGCCCGGCGATCGCCAACGCGGTGTTCGACGCCATCGGCGTGCGCTTCCGGCACTACCCGATCAAGCCGGAACAGGTGCTGCAAGCGCTGGCGGAGAAGGCGGCACGGGAGGGCCGGCAAGCATGATCCGCAAGCAACGCCTGGTCGTCGCCATCACCGGCGCCAGCGGCGCGGTGTACGGCGTGCGCGTCCTGCAGGCGCTGGCGGCGCTGGACGGCTGGGAGACCCACCTGGTCTGCTCGCCGTCCGGGCTGCTGACCGCGCACCATGAACTGGGCCTGCAGCGCCCGCAGCTGGAGGCCATGGCCGACGTGGTGCACAACGTGCGCGATATCGGCGCCACCATCGCCAGCGGCTCGTTCCGCTGCGACGGCATGGTGGTGGCGCCCTGCTCCATGCGCACGCTGGCCGCCATCGCCACCGGGCTGGCCGACAACCTCGTCACCCGCGCCGCCGACGTCATGCTCAAGGAGCGCCGCCGGCTGGTGCTGCTGGCGCGCGAGACCCCTTTCCACCTGGTGCACCTGCGCAACATGACCACGGTGACGGAAATGGGCGCCATCGTGCTGCCGCCGGTGCCGGCCTTCTACGCGCATCCGCAATCGGTCGACGACGTCGTCGACCACACCGTGGGGCGCGTGCTGGATCTGTTCGACGTACCGCACGACGGACTGGTGACACGCTGGCAAGGCCTGCGCCCCAATGTCGCCACCGCTTGAAAAGACCTACCGCCTCGCGCTCGCGGGGAACGCAGCACCCTAATCAGGAGACAACATGAACGCACTTGCCGTCGCACCACAGCCGCCCGTCCCGGTCACCATCCTTACCGGCTTTCTCGGCTCGGGCAAGACGACGCTGCTGAACCACATCCTGACGCAGAAGCACGGCCACCGCATCGCCGTGATCGAGAACGAGTTCGGCGAGGTCGACGTCGACTCCGACCTGGTGATGACCTCGGACGAAGAGATCTACCAGATGACCAACGGCTGCATCTGCTGCGTGGTCGATGTGCGCACGGACCTTGTGCGCATCCTGCAGAAGCTGCTGGAGCGACCGGAGCGTTTCGACCACATCCTGGTCGAGACCAGCGGCCTGGCGGATCCCACACCAGTCGCGGCCACGTTCTTCATGGACCACGAAGTCGCCAGGCAGGTCACGCTCGACGGCATCCTGACGCTGGTCGACGCGGTGCATATCGAAAGCCATCTGGACGATCCGCAGCTGACCGGCTTCGACAACCAGGCGGTCGACCAGATCGTCGCCGCCGATCGTGTGATCCTGAACAAGACCGACCTGGTCGACGCCGCGCAGCTGGACCGGCTCGAGGCCCGCATCCACCGCCTGAACGAGGGTGCCCAGATCCTGCGCTCCAACTTCGCACAAGTGGACCTGGGCAAGATCCTGGGCATCGGCGGGTTTACGCCTGGCTCGATCCAGGCCGATGCATACGATGCCCCCCACGGTCACGCCCAGGCGCACGACCATGAGGATCACGACCACGTCTGCGACGAGCATTGCGACCACGCACACGATGACGATACGCACGGCCACCGCCACGATCCGTCGGTCACCTCCGTGTCGCTGGTATTCGACCAGCCGTTCGACCGCCAGCGCCTGGAGCACGGCCTGAAAGCGCTGCTGGCCGCGCAGGGCGACGACGTATTTCGCATGAAGGGCATCGTCGCGGTGGAGGGCGATGATCGCCGCTACGTGCTGCAGGCGGTGCACCGGCTGATGGATTTCCACCCCGCCGAGGCGTGGGGCGCGGAACCGGCGCAAAGCAAGTTCGTGTTCATCGGCCGCCATCTCGACAAGCCGCGGCTGCAGACGCTGCTGAAGGTCTGCCTGCCGGTGGCGCAGGCCGCCTGATCGCGGCTGGCGGCAGCGGGACTGGCTTGCCGTCAGTCCCGCTGCGACGCCGCCGTGCGCAAGGTCTGCGACGGCAGCTCGCCGAACTCGCGCCGGTACTCGCGCGAGAACAGGCTCAGGTGGGTAAAGCCATGGCGCAGCGCGATCGCGCCGACCATGCCCTGCTGCTGCCGCGCGCGCTGCAGGTCGGCGCGTGCGCCATGCAGGCGCAGCAGCCGCAGGTACTCCATCGGCGTGGTGTTCTTGCTCTTGCGAAAACCCAGCTGCAGCGTGCGCGCCGAGACCCCGCAATGCGCGGCGATCTGCTCCAGCGTCAGCGGCTGGTCGAGGTGGGCGCGCAGGTAGGCAATGGCGTGGCGCACGTAGTCCGGCAACACCGCCTCGAACCGGCGCGGCAGCATATTGCCGTCCGCGGCAAAGCGGTCGAGCAGCAGCGTCGACAGCACGATGCGCTCGATGCTGGCATCGACCGCCGGCACGCCGCTGCCTTCGCGCCGCACCCGCGTTTCCGCGCGAAGGTAGCCGACCAGCGCCTGCCAGCGCTCGGCACGGCCATCGTCCGCCACCGGCTGCATGTCGAATTCGATCGGCGCCGGCGCGTCGAAGCTGAACTGCTGCCGAAACGCTTCTTCGATCAGCTGGCGCCGGATCACCACGCTGAAGCGCTCGCAGCCCGGATCGAGCGACAGCGTGGTCGGCACCGTGGGCGAGAACACGAAGGTCGCGCCCGGCGGCATCAGCATCGCGCCACGCGGCGTCTCCACGCGGCACGTACCGGCCAGCACGGTCTGGATCACAAACTCGTCCTTGTTCGGCTGCGGCTCGATCTGCACCGCCTGGTTGTAGGCGATGGTCACCAGCGTGAGCCGGCCGATGGTGCTGGTATCGATGCGCGCATCGAGCGCCGCATCGCCCTCCGCCGCGCGCAGCCGCGTCGGGCCGAATACGCGGCCGGACAGCGACTGGATGCGGTCGAGGTCCCCGCCACGACTGAACGGCGAGCGGGAGGCTGCGGCAGACCGTCCGACGGGGGGTGACATGTGTGATGGGAACGGAAAGTTGGGGGAAGACAGACGCTTGCCTGCCGAGACGCATGACCTATGCCAGCAGCCGCGGTGCACGCTCCCCTCTCCCTCAAGCGGGAGAGGGGAGCAAACACGCGGTGCGCGACGCGCCTGCGCCACGAACAATACGCATCCATCCTATGGCTCCCACCCTGCTCACGCAACCCAAGGGAAATCCCTGACCCCTCAAGCACGCATATTGCAGGTCCCGTTGCGGCCCGATGTCAGGGCCTTCGCAATAACGCTATGACAGCATGCCGCGCATCACTACTGTGCAAGGCATGCGCGCGCCATGCGCGGCGCATGGCACCGTGACGGACCGAGCCCGGCAACCACAGACCGGGCCAGCCGCCGCCGGCATGGCGCACTTTTCCCAGTACGCGGCAGGAGACCACATCATGCAACCAGCGGTTCACCCCGTCGACCAGATCCTCCCGGCACGCGCCATGGCGTCGCTCGGCTTCCAGCACATGCTGGTCAGTTACCTCGGCGCCATCGCGGTGCCGATGATCGTGGCCGGCGCGCTCAAGATGACGCCGGCCCAGACCACCATGCTGATCAGCACCGCGCTGTTTACTTCCGGCATCGCCACGCTGCTGCAGACCGTGGGCTTCTGGAAGTTCGGCGTGCGCCTGCCGCTGATGCAGGGCGTGGCGTTCAGCTCCGTGGGCCCGGTCATTGCCATCGGCACAGACCCCACGCTGGGTTTTAACGGCGTCTGCGGCGCCATCATCGCCGCGGGCGTGATCGCGATGTTGCTGGCGCCCGTGATCGGCAAGCTCAAGCGCTTCTTCCCGCCGGTGGTGAGCGGCTGCACCATCACCGCGGTGGGCCTGTCGCTGTTCCCGGTTTCGTTTCACTGGTTTGGAGGCGGAAGGGGCGCGCCGGATTTCGGTGCGCCCATTTTTTTCCTGGTTGCCTTCGGCGTGGTGGCAATGATCCTGCTGATCAACCGGCACGGCGGCGAGCTGGTGCGCAACCTGTCGGTGGTGATCGGCCTGCTGGTCGGGGGCGCGGTGGCGTGGATGCTGGGCATGGGCAGCTTCGATGAAGTCACGCGCGCGCCGTGGTTCACCCTGGTGACGCCGTTCGCGTTCGGCATGCCGACCTTCAACATCGGCGCCATCACCACCATGGTGATCGTGATGGTGGTGCAGATGGTGGAATCGATGGGCCTGTTCATCGCCGTCGGCGACATCGTGAAGCGGCCGCTGACCGAGCGCGACGCCACCCGCGGCCTGCGCGCCAACGGCCTGGCCAGCGCCATCGGCGGCATGTTCGCGGCGTTCCCGTACATCGCCTTCATGGAGAACGTGGGGCTGGTGATCGTCACCGGCGTGCGCAGCCGCTGGGTGGTCGCCACCTGCGGGGTGATGCTGTGCGCGGTGGCGCTGGTGCCCAAGATCGGCGCGTTGTTCGCGTCGATCCCGGCCGCGGCGCTGGGCGGCGCCACCATGGTGATGTTCGGCGTGGTCGTCGCCGCCGGCATCAAGACGCTGGGCGAAGTGGACTACGAGCGCAACCCCAACAACCTCTCCATCGTCTCCATCACGCTGGGCTGCGCGATGATGCCGGTGATGCTGCCCGGCATGCTCGAGAAGCTGCCCGGCTTCCTGCAGCCCTTCGTCCACAGCAGCGTGATCATCGCCTGCGTGGTTTCCGTGGTCCTTAACCTGATTCTCAACGGCCTGCCAGCCCGTGAAGCCGACGAGCTGCCCGCCAGTGCCGACAACGTCCAAGGGGTCTGAAAACATGGTGCACAACACCAACGCCACCGCCGCGCCCGCCGGCGACCTGCTGATCCGCAACGCCGCCGCCGTGATGACCGGCCGCGCCGGCGCCGCCGCGCGTGCGGGCGCCGTGGACATCCGCATCCGTGACGGCCGCATCGCCGAGATCGGCGCCGGCCTGCCATACCACGACGGCGAAGCCGTGCTCGACGCCAGCGGCTGCGTAGTCTATCCCGGCTGGGTCAATACCCATCACCACCTGTTCCAGAACCTGCTGAAGGCCGTGCCCAGCGGCATGAACGTCGGGCTCGAGCAATGGCTCGCGGCCGTCGCCTATCCACGCCTGTCGCGCTTCAGCCCGGAGATCTTCCGCACCGCGGTGCGGCTGGGCATGGCGGAGCTGCTGCTGTCCGGCACCACCACCTGCGCCGATCACCACTACCTGTATCACCACGGCCACGGCGCGGAAACCGGCGACGTGCTGTTCGAGGTTGCCGAAGAGCTCGGCATGCGCCTGGTGCTGTGCCGCGGCGGCGCGATCCAGTCGGCATCGGATCATCCCGGCATGCGCGCCACCGCGCTGGTGCCCGAAACCCTGGACGAAATGCTGGCCGATATCGAACGGCTGAAAGCGCGCTACCACGATCCCGCCCCCGATGGCCTGCGGCGCGTGGTGGTGGCCCCGACGACACCGACCTTTTCGCTGCCGCCGGCGCTGCTGCGCGAACTCGCCGCCTTTGGCCGCGGCATGGACCTGCGCCTGCATTCGCATCTGTCCGAGACCGGCAACTACGTCACGTTCTGCCGGGAGAAATACCAGTGCACACCGGTGCAGTTCGCCGCCGACCACGACTGGCTGGGCCCGGATGTCTGGTTCGCCCACCTCGTTACGGTGAATCCCGAAGAAATCCGCATGCTGGCCGTGACCAACACCGGCATGGCGCATTGCCCGGTCAGCAACGCGCGTCTCGGCAGCGGCATCGCGCCGGTGCGAGCCATGGCGGATGCGGGGGTGCCGATTTCACTCGGCGTCGACGGCGTCGCCTCCAATGAATCGGGCAGCATGGTGCATGAGGCCAACTTCGCCTGGCTGGTGCACCGCGCGCTCGGCGGTGCCGCCCAGACGCGCGTCGAGGAAGTGATTCATTGGGGCACTGCCGGTGGTGCGCAGGTACTTGGGCTGCCTGGTATCGGCACGCTTGCGCCCGGGCAGTCGGCGGATCTGGCGATCTATGACATCAGTGGGCTGCGCTTCCATGGGTTCCATGACATCGGCACGGCGCCGGTCGCGGCTGGAGAGCCGACTCCGGTCAGGGATGTGCTGGTGCGGGGGCGGCAGGTGGTGCGCGATGGGGCGGTGGTGGGGTTGGATCTGGAGAAGCTGAGGCGGGAGGCGCGGGAGGCGTTGGTGGGGTTGGTGGATTGAGGGGGGCTTGGGGGTCGGCTCGGGCTATCGGCCGGGTGAATTGCGTGGAATGGCTATGCGTCACAGCCCCCTTCAGCAAGAAGCCGCAAGTCTCCAAAACATTGAGATCCATCCGGTTGAAGTCGGCATTCATGGCTGCAGGCATCAATCGATGTTAGGCAGCGACTCCCATAGGGCGATAATTTCTTCCTTCGTTGCCACTTTCGCTTTGCTAGCATGATCTTCAAGAACAAAATTGCCATAAAGAACCCCGCCATGTCGAAGATAGCGGACGGCAACGTGACATGTCCCGGTGGGACGATAAACCGAGCCACCCTTTAGATCACAATCGACCTCCGCTGCATATATCGTTGCCCCCGACTTTAGCTCAAGCCGCGCCGCCGGATACGAGGAGATGCCGCTTGCTATGCTGACTTCCCGGCGTTGAGAAAATTCCCAATTTGAGGTGACTTGCGGGACGGAAAAAACACCAAAATCTCGCAAAAACTTCTCACTCTGCGTAGAGCAAAGGTATCCGAATTTCCTCTTGGACCTCGTTAGAGTGAAATCAA
This window harbors:
- a CDS encoding UbiX family flavin prenyltransferase — encoded protein: MIRKQRLVVAITGASGAVYGVRVLQALAALDGWETHLVCSPSGLLTAHHELGLQRPQLEAMADVVHNVRDIGATIASGSFRCDGMVVAPCSMRTLAAIATGLADNLVTRAADVMLKERRRLVLLARETPFHLVHLRNMTTVTEMGAIVLPPVPAFYAHPQSVDDVVDHTVGRVLDLFDVPHDGLVTRWQGLRPNVATA
- a CDS encoding CobW family GTP-binding protein; its protein translation is MNALAVAPQPPVPVTILTGFLGSGKTTLLNHILTQKHGHRIAVIENEFGEVDVDSDLVMTSDEEIYQMTNGCICCVVDVRTDLVRILQKLLERPERFDHILVETSGLADPTPVAATFFMDHEVARQVTLDGILTLVDAVHIESHLDDPQLTGFDNQAVDQIVAADRVILNKTDLVDAAQLDRLEARIHRLNEGAQILRSNFAQVDLGKILGIGGFTPGSIQADAYDAPHGHAQAHDHEDHDHVCDEHCDHAHDDDTHGHRHDPSVTSVSLVFDQPFDRQRLEHGLKALLAAQGDDVFRMKGIVAVEGDDRRYVLQAVHRLMDFHPAEAWGAEPAQSKFVFIGRHLDKPRLQTLLKVCLPVAQAA
- a CDS encoding AraC family transcriptional regulator, encoding MSPPVGRSAAASRSPFSRGGDLDRIQSLSGRVFGPTRLRAAEGDAALDARIDTSTIGRLTLVTIAYNQAVQIEPQPNKDEFVIQTVLAGTCRVETPRGAMLMPPGATFVFSPTVPTTLSLDPGCERFSVVIRRQLIEEAFRQQFSFDAPAPIEFDMQPVADDGRAERWQALVGYLRAETRVRREGSGVPAVDASIERIVLSTLLLDRFAADGNMLPRRFEAVLPDYVRHAIAYLRAHLDQPLTLEQIAAHCGVSARTLQLGFRKSKNTTPMEYLRLLRLHGARADLQRARQQQGMVGAIALRHGFTHLSLFSREYRREFGELPSQTLRTAASQRD
- a CDS encoding nucleobase:cation symporter-2 family protein, producing the protein MQPAVHPVDQILPARAMASLGFQHMLVSYLGAIAVPMIVAGALKMTPAQTTMLISTALFTSGIATLLQTVGFWKFGVRLPLMQGVAFSSVGPVIAIGTDPTLGFNGVCGAIIAAGVIAMLLAPVIGKLKRFFPPVVSGCTITAVGLSLFPVSFHWFGGGRGAPDFGAPIFFLVAFGVVAMILLINRHGGELVRNLSVVIGLLVGGAVAWMLGMGSFDEVTRAPWFTLVTPFAFGMPTFNIGAITTMVIVMVVQMVESMGLFIAVGDIVKRPLTERDATRGLRANGLASAIGGMFAAFPYIAFMENVGLVIVTGVRSRWVVATCGVMLCAVALVPKIGALFASIPAAALGGATMVMFGVVVAAGIKTLGEVDYERNPNNLSIVSITLGCAMMPVMLPGMLEKLPGFLQPFVHSSVIIACVVSVVLNLILNGLPAREADELPASADNVQGV
- a CDS encoding amidohydrolase family protein, which gives rise to MVHNTNATAAPAGDLLIRNAAAVMTGRAGAAARAGAVDIRIRDGRIAEIGAGLPYHDGEAVLDASGCVVYPGWVNTHHHLFQNLLKAVPSGMNVGLEQWLAAVAYPRLSRFSPEIFRTAVRLGMAELLLSGTTTCADHHYLYHHGHGAETGDVLFEVAEELGMRLVLCRGGAIQSASDHPGMRATALVPETLDEMLADIERLKARYHDPAPDGLRRVVVAPTTPTFSLPPALLRELAAFGRGMDLRLHSHLSETGNYVTFCREKYQCTPVQFAADHDWLGPDVWFAHLVTVNPEEIRMLAVTNTGMAHCPVSNARLGSGIAPVRAMADAGVPISLGVDGVASNESGSMVHEANFAWLVHRALGGAAQTRVEEVIHWGTAGGAQVLGLPGIGTLAPGQSADLAIYDISGLRFHGFHDIGTAPVAAGEPTPVRDVLVRGRQVVRDGAVVGLDLEKLRREAREALVGLVD